In Zygosaccharomyces rouxii strain CBS732 chromosome D complete sequence, one DNA window encodes the following:
- the OPT2 gene encoding Opt2p (similar to uniprot|Q06593 Saccharomyces cerevisiae YPR194C OPT2 Oligopeptide transporter member of the OPT family with potential orthologs in S. pombe and C. albicans) — MEKESNRGQVHIEEDGSSSIDKDFKPNNGVVEYFDDKQNAEIFETIHPTSSGVNDDQMAALLRKLGYDHMESITDIPADIQYVAGKIATMSLEDAVAVMKESAVYHKDDPNIPQDELDEYVRLSELDPALLEPHEQDYYDLMAMAGLLHWHSPYRSVRACVDPRDDPDAPIETFRSYTLALIWAIIGSGFNEFFAHRLLTITINSAMVQMLLFPMGNLWAKFMPYWSFPIWKGKRIHINYPQPWNQKEQMFSTILFAICSTTFYTHYNILTQKMYYHEAVSFGYQFFLSIGVQYLGLGFAGSLRRFVIYPSKAIWPSQLQTMALNKALFSRREEKNSKGLTRQTFFFICTGFIFFYQWIPTYLFQALSTFNWMTWIKPDNFDLAMVTGSVGGVGFNPIASFDWNVINNYFCLVTPLFSYMCQMIGALIAAICVLAMYYSNQYDCQFLPMFSNALFTNTGDSFEINAILNKKYEVDVKKYQNYSPPYYSAGNIFCYGAFIASYPLLFAYYFISEWKIMYGAFKEWALAIWALTKKHTWLQAWKDDAHALEEFHDPHSRMMRRYKEVPDWWYYMVLICAVGVGIGTIEGYHTNTPVWSLFMSIGLNAAFLIPITILEATSALQMGLNVLIEVIMGYALPGNPHALMIIKAFGYNIDGQADSFVGNLKLGHYAKIPPKALFRGQMLMILVQTFVCLGVLNWSMSNIKDYCKPHQASKFTCPDAVTYYNSSVLWGAIGPKRIFEGVYPIMKWCWLIGALIGVGFGLYKLLLPRFYPTWFNPVIVIGGMLNMAPPYNLTYMTPGAIANFFSQFYMRRYRVRLWEKYNYVLSAGFSAGLVVSSIIIFFSVQYKNKPINWWGNDVINAGLDAAGPPKKNITLTPKGYFGPDPGHFP, encoded by the coding sequence ATGGAAAAGGAATCAAATAGAGGACAGGTACATATCGAAGAGGATGGCTCCTCGAGTATCGATAAGGACTTTAAGCCCAATAATGGGGTGGTTGAGTACTTTGACGATAAGCAGAATGCTGAAATCTTCGAGACTATTCATCCAACATCCAGTGGGGTTAATGATGACCAAATGGCGGCTCTGTTGAGGAAGTTAGGGTATGACCATATGGAGAGTATCACTGATATACCAGCTGACATTCAATACGTTGCTGGTAAGATTGCAACGATGAGTCTTGAAGATGCTGTTGCAGTGATGAAGGAGTCTGCCGTTTACCATAAGGATGATCCCAACATTCCACAGgatgaattagatgaaTATGTTAGATTGTCTGAGTTGGACCCGGCGCTTTTAGAACCTCATGAACAGGATTACTATGATTTGATGGCAATGGCTGGTCTATTGCATTGGCACTCACCTTATAGATCTGTCAGAGCTTGTGTTGACCCAAGGGATGACCCTGATGCTCCCATCGAAACTTTCAGATCCTATACTTTGGCGTTAATTTGGGCTATTATTGGTTCGGGtttcaatgaatttttcgCACATAGATTGTTGACAATCACCATTAATTCTGCTATGGTTCAAATGTTGTTGTTCCCCATGGGTAATTTATGGGCCAAATTTATGCCCTATTGGTCATTTCCCATTTGGAAGGGCAAAAGGATCCACATTAATTATCCACAACCTTGGAATCAAAAGGAACAGATGTTTTCTACAATTTTGTTTGCCATCTGTAGCACTACTTTTTACACCCATTACAACATTTTGACCCAAAAGATGTACTACCATGAGGCTGTTAGCTTTGGttatcaattctttttatcGATTGGTGTCCAATATCTAGGTCTTGGATTTGCTGGTTCTCTGAGAAGATTTGTGATTTATCCTTCAAAAGCAATTTGGCCATCTCAATTACAAACCATGGCACTGAATAAGGCATTGTTCAGCAGACgtgaagagaaaaattctaaaggGTTAACTCGTCaaacttttttctttatctgTACTggattcatctttttttatcaatggATCCCAACCTATTTATTCCAAGCACTTTCCACTTTTAACTGGATGACCTGGATTAAACCTGATAATTTCGATCTAGCAATGGTTACTGGTTCGGTGGGCGGTGTTGGTTTTAATCCAATTGCTTCATTCGATTGGAATGTCATTAACAACTATTTTTGTCTTGTGACACCTTTGTTTTCATACATGTGTCAAATGATCGGTGCTCTCATTGCTGCAATTTGTGTCCTTGCCATGTATTATTCAAACCAATACGACTGTCAATTCTTACCCATGTTTTCCAATGCTCTCTTTACCAATACGGGTGActcatttgaaattaacgCTATTCTCAATAAGAAATACGAAGTGGATGTCAAAAAATACCAAAACTACTCTCCCCCATATTACAGTGCCGGGAATATCTTTTGTTATGGTGCGTTTATCGCATCATACCCATTGTTATTCGCCtattattttattagtGAATGGAAAATAATGTATGGTGCCTTCAAAGAATGGGCATTGGCAATTTGGGCATTAACCAAAAAGCACACTTGGTTACAAGCTTGGAAAGACGATGCTCATGCTTTGGAAGAGTTTCACGATCCTCACTCTAGAATGATGCGTCGTTACAAAGAAGTTCCTGATTGGTGGTACTATATGGTCTTGATCTGTGCAGTTGGTGTTGGTATTGGTACTATCGAAGGTTATCATACAAACACTCCAGTCTGGTCACTTTTCATGTCAATCGGACTTAACGCAGcatttttgattccaattACTATTTTAGAAGCTACCTCAGCTTTACAAATGGGTCTTAACGTTTTGATTGAAGTCATTATGGGTTATGCATTACCTGGTAATCCACATGCCCTAATGATTATCAAGGCATTCGGTTACAACATCGATGGACAGGCTGATTCCTTTGTCggtaatttgaaattgggCCACTATGCAAAAATTCCTCCAAAGGCATTGTTCCGCGGTCaaatgttgatgattttaGTTCAAACCTTTGTTTGTCTCGGTGTTCTCAATTGGTCAATGAGTAACATTAAGGACTACTGTAAGCCACATCAAGCATCTAAATTCACTTGTCCAGACGCTGTCACTTATTACAATTCATCTGTCCTATGGGGTGCTATTGGTCCAAAACGTATTTTTGAAGGTGTTTACCCTATCATGAAATGGTGTTGGTTGATCGGCGCTCTTATTGGGGTTGGATTTGGTCTTTATAAACTGCTCCTACCACGTTTCTACCCCACATGGTTTAACCCGGTTATCGTTATCGGAGGTATGCTAAACATGGCACCACCATACAATTTGACCTATATGACACCAGGTGCCATTgcaaatttcttttcacaaTTCTACATGAGACGTTACAGGGTTCGTTTATGGGAAAAATATAACTATGTTCTCTCTGCAGGTTTTAGTGCTGGTTTAGTCGTTTCTtccattatcatcttcttctccgTGCAATACAAAAACAAACCAATTAATTGGTGGGGCAATGATGTGATCAATGCCGGCCTTGATGCTGCTGGcccaccaaagaaaaatattaCCTTGACACCAAAGGGTTACTTCGGTCCTGATCCAGGCCATTTCCCATGA
- a CDS encoding sugar porter family MFS transporter (similar to uniprot|P43581 Saccharomyces cerevisiae YFL011W HXT10 Putative hexose transporter expressed at low levels and expression is repressed by glucose) has protein sequence MVLYAYAWKPRCRAAEAQLIKFLENFPQKHLGAYLYINASNERIISFSYGELLTTPNTMSDCSTIYRTPTNRSRDETIEYSSNYSHFSQKLTPEKSEHLEIDSIPSTEKGSVTNHWSIICSCLMIAFGGFVFGWDTGTISGFINMTDFKRRFGHWDSTNEEFQLSEARMGLIVSVFNVGCAIGGFTLGRLGDIYGRREGLMCSVLVYVVGIVVQIASINTWYQYFFGRILSGLGVGSLSVLSPTLISEISPKQLRGTCVSFYQLMITLGIFLGYCTDYGTKFYANSVQWRVPLGLCFLWAIFMLVGLMVVPESPRFLLEKGFKEEAIQSVSRLNKLPQDHPTVIEELESINAAIEVGRLEGEASWKELFSNRGQIFRRVKIGAMILSLQQLTGNNYFFYYGTTIFRTIGLDDSFETSIILGVINLVSTFVALWTVDRFGRRKSLLTGSLAMSACFLIFASVGVTKLWPHGRDEPSSKPAGNAMVAFACLFIFSFATTWAPTAYVIVSETYPLRVKNRAMAIAVGCDKMWGFLIGFLTPFITSSIHFYYGYVFLGCLIFSFFYVFFFVCETKGLTLEEVNEMYEEGTKAWHSSNWTPQSQRLDFVDEYALYKNSDFI, from the coding sequence ATGGTACTCTACGCATATGCATGGAAACCGAGGTGTCGCGCGGCTGAAGCGCAACTGATAAAGTTTCTAGAAAACTTTCCACAGAAACATCTTGGCGCTTATCTATATATAAATGCGTCAAATGAAAGAATAATATCATTCTCTTACGGAGAACTATTGACTACACCGAACACCATGTCCGATTGCAGTACAATTTATCGTACGCCAACTAATCGTAGCCGTGATGAAACCATCGAATACTCCTCTAACTATTCGCACTTTTCTCAGAAATTGACACCTGAAAAGAGTGAGCACTTAGAGATAGATAGCATTCCTTCCACTGAGAAAGGGTCCGTAACAAACCACTGGTCTATAATCTGTTCATGCCTCATGATTGCATTTGGAGGGTTCGTCTTTGGATGGGATACGGGTACCATTTCAGGCTTTATCAACATGACagattttaaaagaagGTTTGGACATTGGGATAGTACAAACGAGGAGTTCCAATTATCAGAAGCAAGAATGGGGTTAATTGTATCCGTTTTCAATGTAGGTTGTGCCATTGGGGGATTTACATTAGGTCGTCTGGGTGACATTTACGGTAGGCGTGAGGGACTCATGTGTTCAGTATTGGTGTATGTTGTGGGGATAGTTGTCCAGATCGCTTCAATAAATACATGGTACCAGTATTTCTTTGGTAGGATTTTATCAGGTCTAGGCGTAGGCAGTTTATCGGTATTGTCCCCGACACTGATATCTGAAATCTCTCCGAAACAATTGAGAGGTACTTGTGTCTCtttttaccaattgatgattACATTGGGGATATTTCTAGGCTACTGTACTGATTATGGTACCAAGTTCTATGCAAACTCCGTTCAGTGGAGGGTACCTCTAGGGTTGTGTTTCTTGTGGGCAATCTTTATGTTGGTAGGATTAATGGTGGTTCCTGAATCACCAAGATTCTTATTAGAGAAAGGATTTAAAGAGGAGGCAATTCAGTCAGTATCTAGATTGAACAAACTACCTCAAGATCACCCCACGGTCATTGAAGAACTAGAATCCATCAATGCCGCCATTGAAGTAGGACGACTAGAGGGCGAAGCCTCTTGGAAGGAATTGTTCTCCAACAGAGGACAGATTTTCAGAAGAGTAAAGATAGGAGCTATGATCCTATCGCTACAACAATTAACGGGGAACAATTACTTCTTCTATTATGGTACAACTATCTTCCGAACCATAGGACTAGatgattcttttgaaacttcCATCATCTTAGGTGTGATAAATCTCGTCTCTACTTTCGTAGCACTTTGGACAGTAGACAGATTTGGCCGTCGTAAAAGTCTACTGACAGGTTCCCTTGCCATGTCGGCATGCTTTCTGATCTTTGCATCTGTGGGGGTTACCAAGTTGTGGCCTCACGGTAGAGACGAACCATCCTCCAAACCTGCCGGGAACGCTATGGTTGCATTCGCCTGCctgttcatcttcagctTTGCCACCACTTGGGCCCCCACCGCCTACGTGATAGTGTCTGAGACTTATCCATTGCGTGTGAAAAACCGTGCGATGGCCATTGCAGTAGGTTGTGACAAGATGTGGGGATTTCTCATTGGGTTTTTGACACCTTTCATTACAAGTTCTATCCATTTCTACTATGGGTACGTCTTTTTGGGTTGCCTAATCTTCTCATTCTTCTacgtcttcttctttgtaTGTGAGACTAAAGGTCTTACCTTGGAAGAGGTAAACGAGATGTATGAAGAAGGAACTAAAGCTTGGCACTCTAGCAATTGGACCCCACAAAGCCAGCGACTCGATTTCGTTGACGAATATGCTTTGTATAAGAACAGCGACTTTATATAA